In Curtobacterium sp. MCPF17_002, one genomic interval encodes:
- a CDS encoding aminotransferase class V-fold PLP-dependent enzyme yields the protein MNIAEYADGFAEEPGYLDHAAFGPVQTAVLEEQRVLGTIQEHMRFGAMETLDEQDVRVRTVAARLVGRREDQVVSQTATTPGLLHTAFGLTGGVLVSADEYPSLPLALASAASATGGRVQPVVIESGAGWVTPALIESRLTDDVTAVAVSLVDWQTGYLADLAGIREVIGDRLLIVDAIQGFGVVDAPYEVADVVATGGQKWLHAGWGTGFTAFSDRALNRLRPALSGPHGTTGWPTEVPSVRPGAAGFQMTRTDPVAQARMAVSLDRLTAVGVAAVQERVTDRVERVFDIADEFGLSVESSRDPRERAGIVVLRPPQGRLTALSAAFHNHGVTATTRLGVARVSVFASTTDETLDMFRDACLSYATMQ from the coding sequence GTGAACATCGCCGAGTACGCCGACGGCTTCGCCGAAGAGCCCGGCTACCTCGACCACGCCGCGTTCGGCCCCGTGCAGACCGCGGTCCTCGAGGAACAGCGCGTCCTCGGGACGATCCAGGAGCACATGCGCTTCGGCGCCATGGAGACGCTCGACGAGCAGGACGTCCGCGTCCGCACCGTCGCCGCACGACTCGTCGGCCGCCGCGAGGACCAGGTCGTCTCGCAGACCGCCACCACGCCCGGCCTGCTGCACACCGCGTTCGGCCTGACCGGCGGGGTGCTCGTCTCCGCCGACGAGTACCCGTCGCTGCCCCTCGCCCTCGCCAGCGCCGCCTCGGCCACCGGCGGTCGCGTGCAGCCGGTCGTCATCGAGTCCGGTGCCGGATGGGTGACGCCCGCGCTCATCGAGTCGCGCCTGACCGACGACGTCACCGCGGTCGCCGTGTCCCTCGTCGACTGGCAGACGGGCTACCTCGCCGACCTCGCCGGCATCCGCGAGGTCATCGGCGACCGCCTCCTCATCGTCGACGCGATCCAGGGCTTCGGCGTCGTGGACGCCCCGTACGAGGTCGCCGACGTCGTCGCGACCGGCGGACAGAAGTGGCTGCACGCCGGATGGGGCACCGGGTTCACCGCCTTCAGTGACCGTGCCCTGAACCGTCTCCGCCCGGCACTGTCCGGCCCGCACGGCACGACCGGGTGGCCCACTGAGGTCCCCTCCGTCCGCCCCGGGGCCGCCGGCTTCCAGATGACGCGCACCGACCCGGTCGCGCAGGCCCGGATGGCCGTGTCCCTCGACCGGCTCACCGCCGTCGGCGTCGCCGCCGTGCAGGAGCGCGTCACCGACCGGGTCGAGCGGGTCTTCGACATCGCCGACGAGTTCGGGCTGTCGGTGGAGTCGAGCCGTGACCCGCGCGAGCGCGCCGGCATCGTCGTCCTCCGTCCGCCGCAGGGGCGCCTCACGGCGCTGTCGGCCGCGTTCCACAACCACGGGGTCACCGCGACGACGCGGCTCGGCGTCGCGCGCGTGTCGGTGTTCGCCTCCACGACGGACGAGACGCTGGACATGTTCCGCGACGCCTGCCTGTCGTACGCGACGATGCAGTAG